The following are from one region of the Acidimicrobiia bacterium genome:
- a CDS encoding TlpA disulfide reductase family protein — MAEPTTGRGSKMVWVAIAGGLVFVVLATVFASRFGSDPGITNSPLKDKPAPTNPIALMDGSGDISVADYAGDIVVVNFWASWCFGCRTEHPALTRAAAEYEAFGTTFIAVNYQDDQHRAEAFLDELGRSPQTVYTVDEGSATAFAWGVLGLPETFFVDREGIVVGKVSGPISYELLSATIDRIIVGDAIDDVVTGDVENR; from the coding sequence ATGGCTGAGCCCACAACCGGGCGTGGCTCAAAGATGGTGTGGGTCGCCATCGCCGGCGGGCTCGTGTTCGTGGTCCTCGCCACGGTGTTCGCGTCGCGGTTCGGTTCCGACCCGGGCATCACAAACTCGCCGCTCAAGGACAAGCCCGCGCCGACCAACCCGATCGCGCTCATGGACGGTTCAGGGGACATCTCGGTCGCCGACTATGCCGGTGACATCGTCGTCGTCAACTTCTGGGCGTCGTGGTGTTTCGGCTGCCGCACCGAGCACCCTGCCCTCACGCGCGCCGCTGCCGAGTATGAGGCATTCGGCACCACCTTCATCGCCGTCAACTACCAGGACGACCAGCACCGCGCCGAAGCGTTCCTCGACGAACTCGGACGAAGCCCGCAGACCGTCTATACCGTCGACGAAGGATCGGCGACCGCCTTCGCATGGGGCGTCCTCGGCCTCCCCGAGACCTTCTTCGTCGACCGGGAAGGCATCGTGGTCGGCAAGGTCTCGGGACCGATCAGCTACGAGCTGTTGAGCGCAACCATCGACCGGATCATCGTCGGCGACGCCATCGATGATGTCGTGACCGGGGATGTCGAAAACCGGTGA
- a CDS encoding DUF2277 family protein — protein MEEAARQYVRKVSGFTRPASHNREAFDRAVDEITGVTERLMEALEVR, from the coding sequence ATGGAGGAAGCCGCCCGGCAGTATGTGCGGAAGGTCTCGGGGTTCACACGCCCTGCCTCCCACAATCGGGAGGCGTTCGATCGGGCGGTGGATGAGATCACCGGCGTCACCGAACGCCTGATGGAGGCCTTGGAGGTCCGGTAG
- a CDS encoding M1 family metallopeptidase, whose amino-acid sequence MASEADYRLPRTVLPVHYAITLEPDLTAATFSGVVAIDIEVIEPTPTIVLNAIELDLESATVATDGTEHTGTVTLDAEAERATITLESPLPTGPAVLRIEFTGILNDDLRGFYRSVYTDADGNEHTIATTQFEATDARRAFPCWDEPDLKASFQTTLVVDDGLTAVTNGGEVARTTLDSGKVAIRFADTIEMSTYLVAFVVGELEATDPVDVDGVPLRIVTPPGNSHLTDFALEMGTHALRFFAHYYDIPYPGDKLDMVAIPDFAFGAMENLGCITYRETALLLDPATATQAERTRVADVIAHEIAHMWFGDLVTMKWWNGIWLNEAFATFAEIKCVDAYKPQWKRWLSFAAMRTAGQEVDALLSTRPVEFEVASPDEANAMFDVLTYQKGSTVLRMLERFIGEDAFQAGVTAYLKKHRYGNTDARDLWVCLEAASGQPVGEIMDTWILQGGYPRLSVNREGDGFSLTQEPFRLIGSGEGIWQVPVLYSSSTGEGKVVVGDEPVTIDAADDLIVDAGGEGFYRVAYADDLFAGIIERLPNLDPIERYSVVSDAQAAMLKGDMRAQKYLDLVDRLRDEDEVDVWSIALSGIDTLDRVIATDDRPELQAYVRRLVSPKASELGWAAREGDSDRVRQMRGLLLRTLGNLGADPSTIATATDVYDGGDNTDAEIIDAALMIVAANSGAERFDELIDKSKNATNPQHTIKYLRAATQIRDPEAAERLFHMVLEGQVRTQDSFWVLALLIGHRENGPMIWGLIEKHWEAALAVIPPVTKRRILDLIPNRSEPEIAPRIERWLGDHPIPGVELATSQQLELLRVNVGLRERESTRLGDALRGTST is encoded by the coding sequence ATGGCCTCGGAAGCCGACTATCGCCTACCGCGGACGGTGCTGCCCGTCCACTACGCAATCACCCTCGAACCCGATCTCACGGCAGCGACCTTCTCGGGTGTCGTGGCGATCGATATCGAGGTCATCGAACCGACCCCGACGATCGTGCTGAACGCGATCGAGCTCGATCTGGAATCGGCAACGGTCGCCACCGATGGCACCGAACACACCGGCACCGTCACCCTCGACGCGGAGGCCGAGCGAGCGACCATCACGCTCGAGTCGCCGCTTCCGACCGGCCCGGCGGTACTGAGGATCGAATTCACCGGAATCCTCAACGACGACCTCCGTGGCTTCTACCGGTCGGTGTACACCGACGCCGACGGCAACGAGCACACCATCGCGACAACCCAGTTTGAAGCGACCGACGCCCGCCGTGCGTTCCCGTGCTGGGACGAACCCGACCTCAAGGCAAGCTTCCAGACAACGCTCGTCGTCGACGATGGCCTCACCGCCGTCACCAACGGGGGCGAGGTCGCCCGCACCACCCTCGACTCCGGCAAGGTCGCGATCCGTTTCGCCGACACCATCGAGATGTCGACTTACCTCGTGGCGTTCGTCGTCGGGGAACTGGAGGCGACCGACCCCGTCGATGTCGACGGCGTGCCCCTGCGGATCGTCACCCCTCCCGGCAACTCCCACCTCACCGACTTCGCGCTCGAAATGGGTACCCATGCGCTTCGCTTCTTCGCCCACTACTACGACATCCCGTATCCGGGCGACAAGCTCGACATGGTCGCCATCCCTGACTTCGCATTCGGCGCCATGGAGAACCTCGGCTGCATCACCTACCGCGAAACCGCCCTGCTGCTCGACCCGGCAACGGCGACCCAGGCAGAGCGGACCCGAGTCGCCGATGTGATCGCGCACGAGATCGCGCACATGTGGTTCGGTGACCTCGTCACCATGAAGTGGTGGAACGGCATCTGGCTCAACGAAGCGTTCGCCACCTTCGCTGAGATCAAATGCGTCGACGCCTACAAACCGCAGTGGAAGCGGTGGCTGTCGTTTGCTGCGATGCGGACCGCAGGCCAGGAAGTCGATGCCCTCTTATCGACCCGCCCGGTTGAGTTCGAGGTCGCATCACCGGACGAGGCGAACGCCATGTTCGATGTCCTGACATACCAGAAGGGTTCGACGGTGCTTCGGATGCTCGAACGCTTCATCGGCGAGGACGCGTTCCAAGCAGGTGTCACCGCGTACCTCAAGAAGCACCGCTACGGGAACACCGATGCACGAGACCTGTGGGTGTGCCTCGAAGCGGCATCGGGCCAGCCGGTCGGCGAGATCATGGACACATGGATCCTCCAAGGGGGGTATCCGCGGCTGTCGGTAAACCGTGAAGGTGACGGGTTCTCGCTGACGCAGGAACCGTTCCGGCTGATCGGGTCCGGCGAAGGGATCTGGCAGGTTCCGGTCCTGTACTCGTCGTCAACGGGGGAGGGGAAGGTCGTCGTCGGGGACGAACCCGTCACGATCGACGCGGCGGACGACCTCATCGTCGATGCCGGAGGCGAGGGCTTCTACCGGGTCGCATACGCCGACGATCTCTTCGCGGGGATCATCGAACGACTCCCGAACCTCGACCCGATCGAGCGCTACTCGGTTGTGTCAGATGCTCAAGCGGCGATGCTCAAAGGGGACATGCGCGCCCAAAAGTACCTCGATCTCGTCGACCGGTTGAGGGACGAGGACGAGGTCGATGTGTGGTCGATCGCCCTGTCCGGTATCGACACCCTCGACCGGGTCATCGCGACCGACGACCGCCCCGAGCTCCAAGCCTATGTGCGGCGCTTGGTCTCGCCGAAGGCAAGCGAGCTCGGCTGGGCGGCGAGAGAAGGCGACTCGGACCGTGTCCGCCAGATGCGGGGTCTTCTGCTGCGCACGCTCGGGAACCTCGGTGCGGATCCGTCTACGATCGCGACTGCCACCGATGTGTACGACGGGGGCGACAACACGGATGCTGAGATCATCGACGCGGCCTTGATGATCGTCGCAGCCAACAGTGGCGCGGAACGCTTCGACGAGCTGATCGATAAGTCCAAGAACGCAACCAACCCGCAGCACACCATCAAGTATCTGCGAGCAGCGACCCAGATCCGTGACCCGGAAGCGGCCGAGCGGCTGTTCCACATGGTGCTCGAAGGCCAGGTCAGGACACAGGACTCGTTCTGGGTGCTCGCTTTGCTGATCGGGCACCGTGAGAACGGCCCGATGATCTGGGGACTCATCGAAAAGCACTGGGAGGCGGCCCTCGCGGTGATCCCACCGGTGACCAAGCGGCGAATCCTCGATCTGATTCCGAACCGTTCCGAACCCGAAATCGCGCCGAGGATCGAACGCTGGCTCGGCGACCATCCCATCCCCGGTGTCGAACTCGCGACGAGCCAGCAGCTCGAGCTCCTCCGTGTCAATGTCGGGCTCCGCGAACGCGAAAGCACCCGCCTCGGCGACGCACTCCGCGGCACCTCCACATAG
- the hutH gene encoding histidine ammonia-lyase, with product MLAGRKPVQVVVDGSPLTIDEVVAVAYGDAEVVVGDGLDERMAPAAELVDRVVADDRIVYGITTGFGALASTHIPPDRATDLQYDLIRSHAAGVGELMPAEIVRAMLLCRARTLAQGHSGVRPAVVRALIDLLRNGILPAVPSQGSVGASGDLAPFAHLALPLIGEGLVLSDDGPVPSGPVLEAAGIEPLALRPKEGLSLLNGTEGMLAMGCLAVHRARQLVDANDAACALSVEALMGSTRPFEHRVHALRPHPGQTESAARIGRLLEGSEISKMHHDDFTHKVQDAYSLRCAPQVHGAVRDTIARAESVFGIELGSVVDNPIVFPDDRDVISAGNFHGQPLAFALDFLAIAVTELGSISERRTDRLLDPDRSSGLTPFLATEPGVSSGYMITQYTAAGIVAENRVLSHPASVESIPTSGLQEDHVSMGWGAATKLNTILTNTARVIAVELMCAAQGAEQREAALAPGTATVKNLVRSVCKPLVADRPPGPDMEAIANLIETGAFSRIGAP from the coding sequence ATGCTCGCGGGAAGGAAGCCGGTGCAGGTCGTTGTCGATGGGTCGCCGCTGACGATCGACGAGGTTGTCGCTGTTGCGTACGGGGACGCCGAAGTCGTTGTCGGGGACGGGCTCGACGAACGCATGGCGCCCGCCGCCGAGCTCGTCGACCGGGTGGTGGCCGACGACCGGATCGTCTACGGCATCACGACCGGATTCGGCGCTCTCGCGAGCACCCACATCCCGCCCGACCGGGCGACCGACCTCCAGTACGACCTCATCCGTAGCCACGCGGCAGGGGTCGGTGAACTCATGCCCGCCGAGATCGTCCGTGCCATGCTGCTGTGCAGGGCACGCACCCTTGCGCAGGGCCATTCCGGTGTGCGCCCCGCCGTCGTGCGAGCCCTCATCGACCTGCTACGCAACGGCATCCTCCCCGCCGTTCCGTCGCAGGGATCCGTCGGGGCATCCGGCGACCTCGCACCGTTCGCCCATCTCGCCCTCCCCCTCATCGGCGAAGGTCTCGTGCTGTCCGACGACGGTCCCGTGCCGTCGGGTCCCGTGCTCGAAGCTGCCGGGATCGAGCCACTCGCCCTCCGGCCGAAGGAGGGATTGTCGCTGCTCAACGGAACCGAAGGGATGCTCGCAATGGGCTGTCTCGCCGTGCACCGTGCCCGCCAGCTCGTCGACGCGAACGATGCGGCGTGCGCCCTCAGCGTCGAGGCCCTCATGGGGTCGACCCGACCATTCGAACATCGGGTCCATGCCCTCCGGCCACATCCCGGACAGACCGAATCGGCGGCAAGGATCGGCAGGCTCCTCGAAGGATCCGAGATCTCCAAGATGCATCACGACGACTTCACGCACAAGGTCCAGGACGCATACAGCCTCCGGTGCGCCCCCCAGGTCCACGGTGCGGTCCGTGACACGATCGCCCGCGCAGAGTCGGTCTTCGGCATCGAACTCGGGTCCGTTGTCGACAACCCGATCGTGTTCCCAGACGATCGCGATGTCATCTCTGCCGGGAACTTCCATGGCCAGCCGCTCGCCTTCGCGCTGGACTTCCTCGCCATCGCCGTGACCGAGCTCGGCTCGATCTCCGAGCGAAGGACCGATCGCCTCCTCGACCCCGACCGATCGAGCGGGCTCACACCGTTCCTCGCGACCGAGCCCGGCGTGTCGAGCGGGTACATGATCACCCAGTACACCGCAGCGGGGATCGTTGCTGAGAACCGTGTGCTGTCCCACCCTGCGTCGGTCGAGTCGATCCCGACCTCGGGCCTCCAGGAGGACCATGTGTCGATGGGGTGGGGAGCCGCAACGAAGCTCAACACGATCCTGACCAACACCGCCCGTGTGATCGCCGTTGAACTGATGTGTGCGGCCCAAGGCGCCGAACAGCGCGAGGCGGCCCTCGCCCCCGGTACCGCAACCGTGAAGAACCTCGTCCGATCGGTGTGCAAACCCCTCGTCGCAGACCGACCGCCCGGCCCTGACATGGAGGCCATTGCGAACCTCATCGAGACCGGGGCATTCAGCCGGATCGGAGCACCATGA
- the hutU gene encoding urocanate hydratase — translation MTNAAFAYGTGPRTVSAPTGSDLTAKGWLQEAALRCLLNNLDPEVAEAPMDLVVYGGRGKAARNWDAFDAIVESLVDLDNDETLLIQSGKPVGRFRTHEMAPRVLLANSNLVPDWANWEHFWDLEEAGLMMYGQMTAGSWIYIGTQGILQGTYQTFAAIADQRFGGSLTGTLTLTAGLGGMGGAQPLAVTMNGGVCLAVEIDPDRIRKRLDTRYVDEVADTLDGAVAAALEAKAAGEATSIAVVGNAADVFADLLARGTDIDIVTDQTSAHDPLNGYIPAGMTLAQADALRAEEPAEYVRRARASMAAHCAAMVGWQHAGAEVFDYGNNLRGEAVEGGYADAFSYPGFVPAYIRDLFCEGLGPFRWIALSGDPADIGATDDALRELFPDDVALRRWLDMAEERVAFQGLPARICWLGYGERHRAGIAFNDLVRTGAVSAPIVIGRDHLDSGSVASPYRETEAMRDGSDAVADWPILNALLNTASGAAWVAVHHGGGVGMGKSIHAGAQVVADGTDAAALRIERVLTNDPGMGVIRHADAGYDLAIDVARRRGVRIPMLDR, via the coding sequence ATGACCAACGCAGCATTCGCATACGGCACCGGCCCCCGGACCGTGTCGGCACCAACGGGTTCCGACCTCACCGCCAAAGGCTGGCTCCAAGAGGCCGCTCTCCGGTGTCTCCTCAACAACCTCGACCCCGAGGTCGCTGAGGCCCCGATGGACCTCGTCGTGTACGGAGGGCGGGGGAAAGCTGCTCGGAACTGGGACGCTTTCGACGCCATTGTGGAGTCGCTCGTCGACCTCGACAACGACGAGACGCTCCTGATCCAGTCGGGGAAGCCGGTCGGTCGGTTCCGCACACACGAGATGGCGCCGAGGGTCCTGCTCGCGAACTCGAACCTCGTTCCGGACTGGGCGAACTGGGAGCACTTCTGGGACCTCGAGGAAGCCGGCCTGATGATGTACGGGCAGATGACGGCAGGTTCGTGGATCTACATCGGGACCCAAGGCATCCTCCAAGGCACCTACCAGACCTTCGCGGCGATCGCCGACCAGCGCTTCGGAGGATCTCTCACCGGAACGCTCACGCTCACCGCCGGTCTCGGAGGGATGGGCGGGGCGCAGCCACTCGCCGTGACGATGAACGGTGGCGTGTGCCTCGCCGTCGAGATCGACCCCGACCGCATCCGCAAGCGGCTCGACACCCGCTATGTCGACGAGGTCGCAGACACCCTCGACGGCGCGGTGGCAGCGGCGCTCGAAGCGAAGGCCGCGGGCGAAGCGACATCGATCGCGGTTGTCGGCAACGCAGCCGATGTCTTCGCGGACCTCCTCGCCCGCGGGACCGACATCGACATCGTCACCGACCAGACCTCGGCGCACGATCCGCTCAACGGGTACATCCCCGCTGGCATGACCCTCGCGCAAGCCGACGCCCTTCGTGCCGAGGAACCCGCCGAATATGTCCGTCGCGCGAGGGCATCGATGGCAGCGCACTGTGCGGCGATGGTCGGCTGGCAACACGCAGGCGCCGAAGTGTTCGACTACGGGAACAACCTGCGTGGGGAAGCTGTCGAAGGCGGCTACGCCGACGCCTTCTCCTACCCCGGCTTCGTCCCCGCCTACATTCGGGACCTGTTCTGTGAAGGTCTCGGCCCGTTCCGGTGGATCGCGTTGTCGGGTGACCCGGCCGACATCGGGGCCACCGACGACGCCCTCAGAGAGCTGTTTCCCGACGATGTGGCGCTGCGCCGGTGGCTCGACATGGCCGAGGAGCGTGTCGCGTTCCAGGGTCTTCCCGCGCGCATCTGCTGGCTCGGCTACGGGGAACGCCACCGGGCAGGCATCGCCTTCAACGACCTCGTCCGCACCGGAGCTGTGTCGGCTCCGATCGTCATCGGACGCGACCATCTCGATTCTGGCTCGGTGGCCTCCCCGTACCGGGAAACCGAAGCGATGCGCGATGGGTCCGATGCCGTTGCGGACTGGCCGATCCTCAACGCGCTGCTCAACACGGCGTCGGGAGCTGCGTGGGTTGCGGTCCATCACGGCGGGGGCGTCGGGATGGGCAAGTCGATCCATGCCGGTGCGCAGGTCGTCGCCGACGGTACCGACGCTGCTGCGCTGCGGATCGAACGCGTCCTCACCAACGACCCGGGGATGGGTGTCATTCGCCACGCTGACGCCGGGTACGACCTCGCGATCGATGTTGCCCGCCGTCGCGGTGTCCGGATCCCGATGCTTGACCGCTGA